One window of the Bubalus kerabau isolate K-KA32 ecotype Philippines breed swamp buffalo chromosome 9, PCC_UOA_SB_1v2, whole genome shotgun sequence genome contains the following:
- the TCF21 gene encoding transcription factor 21 — protein MSTGSLSDVEDLQEVEMLDCDGLKMDSNKEFVTSNESTEESSNCEAGSPQKGRGGLGKRRKAPTKKSPLSGVSQEGKQVQRNAANARERARMRVLSKAFSRLKTTLPWVPPDTKLSKLDTLRLASSYIAHLRQILANDKYENGYIHPVNLTWPFMVAGKPESDLKEVVTASRLCGTTAS, from the exons ATGTCCACCGGCTCTCTGAGCGATGTGGAGGATCTTCAAGAGGTGGAGATGCTGGACTGCGACGGGCTGAAAATGGACTCGAATAAGGAGTTTGTGACTTCCAACGAGAGCACCGAGGAGAGCTCCAACTGCGAGGCCGGGTCGCCCCAGAAGGGCCGCGGCGGCCTGGGCAAGAGGAGGAAGGCACCCACCAAGAAGAGCCCCTTGAGCGGTGTCAGCCAGGAGGGGAAACAGGTTCAACGCAACGCGGCCAACGCGCGCGAGCGAGCCCGGATGCGGGTGCTGAGCAAGGCCTTCTCCAGGCTCAAGACCACCCTGCCCTGGGTGCCCCCGGACACCAAACTCTCCAAGCTGGACACGCTCAGGCTGGCGTCCAGCTACATCGCCCACTTGAGGCAGATCCTGGCCAACGACAAGTACGAGAACGGTTATATTCACCCGGTCAACCTG ACGTGGCCCTTTATGGTGGCCGGGAAACCCGAGAGTGACCTGAAAGAAGTGGTGACCGCCAGCCGCTTATGTGGAACCACGGCGTCCTGA